One Enterobacter asburiae genomic window, CATCGCGCGCAACACCGTGCTGATGCCATCCTACGTGAACATCGGTGCCTACGTTGACGAAGGCACCATGGTTGACACCTGGGCGACTGTCGGTTCATGCGCGCAGATCGGTAAAAACGTTCACCTGTCCGGCGGCGTGGGCATCGGTGGTGTTCTGGAGCCACTGCAGGCCAACCCGACCATCATCGAAGACAACTGCTTCATCGGCGCGCGCTCTGAAGTGGTTGAAGGCGTGATCGTTGAAGAAGGCTCCGTGATCTCCATGGGCGTTTACATCGGTCAGAGCACCCGTATTTACGACCGCGAAACCGGCGAAGTTCACTACGGTCGCGTTCCGGCGGGCTCCGTGGTGGTTTCCGGCAACCTGCCGTCAAAAGATGGCAAATACAGCCTGTACTGTGCGGTTATCGTGAAGAAAGTGGATGCGAAAACGCGCGGTAAAGTGGGCATCAACGAATTGCTGCGCACCATCGATTAATCGGGTATAACAAAAAGCGGGGGCAACCCCGCTTTTTTTATATCTGAGGGTGGCGAAAATAGATTTTTTCGTTAATTATTCAAAGGTTATGTTGAGATCAAGGGTACCGCTATGTACGATAATCTGAAAAGTCTGGGCATTACCAATCCTGATGAAATTGATCGTTACAGCCTCCGTCAGGAAGCCAATAACGATATTCTGAAAATCTATTTTCACAAGGACAAAGGAGAGTTTTTCGCCAAAAGCGTGAAGTTTAAATATCCACGCCAGCGTAAGACCGTTGTCGCTGACGGTGTAGGACAGGGATACAAAGAAGTACAGGAAATCAGCCCTAACCTGCGCTACGTGATCGATGAACTCGATCAGATCTGCCAGCGCGACCGCACCGAAGTCGATCTCAAGCGTAAGATCCTTGACGATCTGCGTCACCTTGAAAACGTTGTAACGAATAAGATCAGCGAGATTGAAGCGGATCTTGAGAAATTAACGCGGAAATAAAAGCAAAACGGCAATCCTTGATTGCCGTTTTTAGTGTTTACGCCCTCTCCCCGTGGGCTGAGGGTTCCCCAGAAAAATGAAAAGCACGATGAAGTGTGATCTACTGGTTGCGCTAACAAATCAGAAGAGACCTCATCGTGCCTTTACAGACAGTCTGCCAGAAATTTTTCTCCGCGTCTTTACCTGACATTCACAGCTTCCGGGTCAATGTCCTTGTTTCCATGGCCGTCGCCCTCACGCACGGGGCCAACCTGACCCTGACCAGCCTTGGACGTACCCTTCCCGGCAGGGCGCACGTCAAAAATAAAATTAAACGTGTCGACCGTGCCCTGGGTAATACCGCCCTTCACCGTGATATTCCCCGTATTCAGCACCTGCTCACACATACCATCACCTCCCTGATGCCCTTCTGCATAATTGCTGTCGACTGGACAGGCTGGCATGACAGGAACTGGCATCTTCTGCGGGCAAGCCTGGTCTGTAATGGGCGTTCACTTCCGCTTATGAGTGAGGTTGTTCCCGCAGAGCTGGCACAGAACAGTGATGTCCAGTGCCGCTTCCTTGACCGCCTGCATGATGCCATCCCGAAAGATAAAGCCGTCACCATCATTACGGATGCAGGCTTCCGGACAGACTGGTTCCGGCATGTGAGCCTGCTGGGCTGGCGCTTCACCGGCAGGGTCAGGGGCTGTATCAGCTTCCGGCTGGAGGATGAGAAAAAGTGGATGAAAATCAGTGAGCTTGAGGCTACCGGACAACCGGTCTGCGTGGGTTACGGTGTCCTGTCCCGTAAACCACGAACGCCCTGTTACGGCCGGTTTTATCTGCACAGGCGCCCGGAAGCAGGGCGTCACGGAAAGGGAGGAATGCCAAAAACACAGCGGGAACACCGCAGCAGCGCCCGTGAGCCCTGGCTGCTGTTCAGTAATGCAGAGGGACTGGAGCCACACCAGATAATGGCGCTGTACAGCCGCCGAATGCAGATAGAACAGAACTTCCGGGACGACAAAAGTCCCCGCTTCGGGTTCGGTCTGAGGCTGAGCCGGAGTCAGGGAAAAGGGCGGCTGGAAGTGCTGAATATGGTCGCGGCAATGGCAAGTCTGGTGATGTGGCTGGCAGGTTACAGGGCAGAAAGACAGTGTTTACACTGGCACTATCAGGCAAGCAGCATCAGGCACAGGCGGGTGCTGTCATACCTGAGTCTGGCAGAAGAAGTCATCCGGCATGAGCCTGGAAAAGTGAGACG contains:
- the dapD gene encoding 2,3,4,5-tetrahydropyridine-2,6-dicarboxylate N-succinyltransferase gives rise to the protein MQQLQNVIESAFERRAEITPANVDTVTREAVNQVISLLDSGALRVAEKNDGQWVTHQWLKKAVLLSFRINDNQVIDGAESRYFDKVPMKFADYDEARFQKEGFRVVPPAAVRQGAFIARNTVLMPSYVNIGAYVDEGTMVDTWATVGSCAQIGKNVHLSGGVGIGGVLEPLQANPTIIEDNCFIGARSEVVEGVIVEEGSVISMGVYIGQSTRIYDRETGEVHYGRVPAGSVVVSGNLPSKDGKYSLYCAVIVKKVDAKTRGKVGINELLRTID
- a CDS encoding DUF3461 family protein; translated protein: MYDNLKSLGITNPDEIDRYSLRQEANNDILKIYFHKDKGEFFAKSVKFKYPRQRKTVVADGVGQGYKEVQEISPNLRYVIDELDQICQRDRTEVDLKRKILDDLRHLENVVTNKISEIEADLEKLTRK
- a CDS encoding IS4 family transposase, which translates into the protein MPLQTVCQKFFSASLPDIHSFRVNVLVSMAVALTHGANLTLTSLGRTLPGRAHVKNKIKRVDRALGNTALHRDIPRIQHLLTHTITSLMPFCIIAVDWTGWHDRNWHLLRASLVCNGRSLPLMSEVVPAELAQNSDVQCRFLDRLHDAIPKDKAVTIITDAGFRTDWFRHVSLLGWRFTGRVRGCISFRLEDEKKWMKISELEATGQPVCVGYGVLSRKPRTPCYGRFYLHRRPEAGRHGKGGMPKTQREHRSSAREPWLLFSNAEGLEPHQIMALYSRRMQIEQNFRDDKSPRFGFGLRLSRSQGKGRLEVLNMVAAMASLVMWLAGYRAERQCLHWHYQASSIRHRRVLSYLSLAEEVIRHEPGKVRRLNIGNEMKKLGKEYSNMVMVA